A stretch of the Sebaldella sp. S0638 genome encodes the following:
- a CDS encoding helix-turn-helix domain-containing protein: MYEHKLEKEIWCPIEYGLDVFGGKWKSRIICVIAANGIIRYNALRRELSNVTDAVLAAMLKEMISDGLINRKQYNEMPPKVEYSLTEKGESVLPILQYICQWSKNYTEVDKEKVLSSCKTCDQF, translated from the coding sequence ATGTATGAACATAAACTGGAAAAAGAGATATGGTGTCCTATTGAATATGGTCTGGATGTTTTCGGCGGAAAATGGAAATCCCGGATTATATGTGTTATTGCCGCTAACGGTATAATCCGTTATAATGCTCTTCGCAGAGAACTTTCCAATGTCACTGATGCAGTTCTCGCAGCTATGCTGAAAGAAATGATTTCTGACGGGCTGATAAACAGAAAACAGTACAATGAAATGCCTCCGAAAGTGGAATATTCCCTTACGGAAAAAGGTGAGTCCGTTTTGCCGATTCTTCAGTATATCTGTCAATGGTCAAAAAATTATACAGAGGTCGATAAAGAAAAAGTTCTTTCTTCCTGCAAAACATGTGATCAGTTTTAA
- a CDS encoding TetR/AcrR family transcriptional regulator: protein MDRKDVIKITLELIREKKLEKTSIGEIVKKLESSPGNLYYHFKSKNEIYKETMDYSYDEIIKSLNRVKLESNKQGYLFSLTKALIRFFEERDEILYFLMSIRGSCFIDEESNPHDFLRKFKNILLEEKLNAVYEKWISLKLSMFLGSVYEVLYVNKLVNNRNLNEEEIKEICLSFWGNMEMENHKKYEQNNLKAELT from the coding sequence ATGGATAGAAAAGATGTAATTAAAATAACACTGGAGCTGATAAGAGAGAAGAAACTGGAGAAGACATCAATAGGAGAAATAGTAAAGAAACTGGAATCAAGTCCCGGAAATTTATATTATCATTTCAAGAGTAAAAATGAGATATACAAAGAAACAATGGATTATTCTTATGATGAAATAATAAAAAGCCTTAACAGAGTGAAATTAGAGAGTAATAAACAGGGGTATTTGTTCAGTCTGACAAAGGCGTTGATAAGATTTTTTGAGGAAAGGGATGAAATACTGTATTTTCTGATGAGTATAAGGGGTTCGTGTTTTATTGATGAGGAATCAAATCCCCATGATTTTTTGCGAAAATTTAAAAATATATTGCTGGAAGAAAAGCTGAACGCAGTATATGAAAAATGGATATCATTGAAACTGAGTATGTTTCTAGGTTCAGTATATGAAGTGCTGTATGTAAATAAATTAGTAAATAACAGAAATTTAAATGAAGAAGAGATAAAAGAAATCTGTTTGTCTTTTTGGGGAAATATGGAAATGGAAAATCATAAAAAATATGAACAAAATAATCTGAAAGCAGAATTAACTTAA